One region of Bactrocera neohumeralis isolate Rockhampton chromosome 5, APGP_CSIRO_Bneo_wtdbg2-racon-allhic-juicebox.fasta_v2, whole genome shotgun sequence genomic DNA includes:
- the LOC126758477 gene encoding LOW QUALITY PROTEIN: vinculin (The sequence of the model RefSeq protein was modified relative to this genomic sequence to represent the inferred CDS: inserted 1 base in 1 codon), which translates to MPVFHTKTIESILDPVAQQVSRLVILHEEAEDGNAMPDLSRPVQVVSVAVANLVKVGRETINSSDDKILKQEMPASLQRVETASQLLEEASDMLRADPYSGPARKKLIEGSRGILQGTSSLLLCFDESEVRKIVQECKRVLDYLAIAEVINTMEDLVQFLKDLSPCLSKVSREVGAREKELTHQVHSEILVRCLEQVKILAPILICSMKVYIHIVEQQGKGTEEXAENRNYLASRMSDEIQEIIRVLQLTTYDEDTSELDNLTVLKKLSNAINNKSELANDWLSNPYALKGGVGEKALRQIIDNANEISERCLPQDAYPIRRLADEIGAMTNSLCELRQDGKGTSPQAESLARAIRGKLGDLQSLVRNAVVGVDKAGLQQTAHTIQGRLEQAVKWLQHPEINDGGLGERAVNLIVEEGRKVAEGCPGHQKAEIMQLCDEVERLKRQAAGNTPAAKEAAKQLTHKLHELKAAVQNALVNRIVQDFMDVSTPLKQFTEAVMLPEGTPGREQNFNQKSNNLQAFSDRASKTSRMVAAGGACGNKKIAEILLSSATQVDSMTPQLVNAGRIRMNYPASKAADEHLQNLKQQYADTVLRMRTLCDQATDPSEFIKTSEEHMQMYAKLCEDAIVAKQPQKMVDNTSNIARLINRVLLVAKQEADNSEDPVFTQNLNAAANRLESSLPAMVGDAKRVATNINDPAAAHAWKSSFQRLLGDVREVRSAIAPSPPPLPTTLPPPIPELSALHISNQNAERAPPRPPLPREGLVPARPPPPETDDEDEGVFRTMPHANQPILIAARGLHQEVRQWSSKDNEIIAAAKRMAILMARLSELVLSDSRGSKRELIATAKKIAEASEDVTRLAKELARQCTDRRIRTNLLQVCERIPTIGTQLKILSTVKATMLGAQGSDEDREATEMLVGNAQNLMQSVKETVRAAEGASIKIRSDQTSNRLQWVRRQPWYQY; encoded by the exons ATGCCTGTTTTTCATACGAAAACAATTGAGAGCATTTTAGATCCTGTAGCTCAACAG GTCTCTCGCCTCGTCATCTTACACGAGGAAGCCGAAGATGGCAACGCCATGCCCGATCTCAGTAGACCCGTGCAGGTGGTATCGGTAGCTGTGGCGAATCTAGTCAAAGTCGGACGCGAGACTATCAACAGTTCGGACGATAAGATCTTGAAGCAGGAGATGCCGGCATCATTGCAGCGCGTCGAGACTGCCTCGCAGTTACTGGAGGAGGCTTCCGATATGTTACGAGCCGATCCCTATTCGGGACCAGCGCGTAAAAAACTGATTGAGGGAAGTCGCGGTATACTGCAAGGCACCTCCTCGCTGCTGCTCTGCTTCGACGAGTCCGAGGTACGTAAGATCGTGCAGGAATGCAAGCGGGTGCTCGACTATTTGGCCATTGCCGAAGTGATAAATACCATGGAAGATTTGGTGCAATTTCTCAAGGATCTTTCGCCGTGTCTGAGCAAGGTCTCGCGCGAGGTTGGCGCACGTGAGAAGGAGCTGACACATCAGGTGCATAGCGAGATTTTGGTGCGTTGCTTGGAGCAAGTGAAAATATTAGCGCCCATACTCATCTGCAGCATGAAAGTCTACATACACATTGTCGAGCAGCAGGGTAAGGGCACGGAAG CGGCCGAGAATCGCAACTACTTAGCGTCGCGCATGAGCGATGAAATACAAGAAATCATACGCGTACTTCAGCTCACCACTTACGACGAGGATACCAGCGAGCTAGACAATCTAACGGTGCTTAAAAAGCTCAGCAATGCCATCAATAATAAGTCTGAGTTGGCCAACGATTGGCTATCGAATCCTTATGCACTCAAAGGCGGTGTTGGCGAAAAGGCGTTACGACAGATAATCGATAATGCGAACGAAATCTCAGAGCGCTGCTTGCCGCAAGACGCATACCCTATCAGACGTTTGGCGGACGAGATTGGCGCTATGACAAACAGCCTGTGCGAACTTCGTCAAGACGGCAAGGGCACTTCGCCGCAGGCCGAATCCTTGGCGCGCGCAATACGCGGCAAACTGGGCGACCTGCAATCACTGGTGCGCAACGCCGTCGTGGGCGTTGACAAAGCGGGCTTACAACAGACCGCGCACACAATACAAGGACGCTTAGAACAGGCGGTTAAGTGGTTGCAACATCCCGAGATCAACGACGGCGGTTTGGGTGAGCGCGCCGTGAATCTAATTGTGGAGGAAGGACGTAAAGTTGCCGAGGGCTGTCCGGGTCATCAGAAGGCGGAAATCATGCAACTCTGCGATGAGGTCGAACGTCTCAAGCGTCAAGCGGCGGGCAACACACCCGCCGCTAAGGAGGCTGCCAAGCAGCTAACACACAAATTGCACGAGTTGAAGGCCGCCGTGCAGAATGCATTGGTTAATCGTATTGTGCAAGACTTCATGGACGTCAGTACGCCACTAAAGCAGTTCACCGAAGCGGTTATGTTGCCCGAAGGCACGCCCGGACGTGAGCAAAACTTCAACCAGAAGTCGAACAATTTACAAGCGTTTAGCGATCGCGCATCGAAGACGTCCCGCATGGTGGCGGCTGGCGGCGCTTGCGGTAATAAGAAAATCGCCGAAATCTTGCTTTCCTCGGCCACGCAAGTGGACTCAATGACACCGCAACTCGTGAATGCGGGCCGCATACGCATGAACTACCCCGCCAGCAAGGCAGCCGATGAGCATTTGCAGAACTTGAAACAACAATACGCCGACACCGTGTTGCGCATGCGCACGCTCTGCGACCAGGCCACCGACCCGAGCGAATTTATTAAAACCTCTGAGGAGCACATGCAAATGTACGCGAAATTGTGCGAGGATGCAATCGTGGCTAAGCAGCCACAAAAGATGGTGGACAACACATCGAATATAGCGCGCTTAATCAATCGCGTGCTGCTCGTCGCCAAACAGGAGGCGGACAATTCAGAGGACCCGGTGTTCACGCAAAATCTGAACGCGGCCGCAAATAGGCTGGAGAGCTCGCTGCCCGCGATGGTGGGCGATGCGAAACGCGTGGCCACCAACATCAATGACCCAGCCGCGGCGCACGCATGGAAGTCATCATTCCAAAGG TTGCTCGGCGATGTGCGCGAAGTGCGTTCAGCCATTGCACCATCACCGCCACCACTGCCTACAACACTGCCACCACCGATACCAGAACTCAGCGCACTGCATATCTCCAACCAAAACG CCGAACGCGCACCACCACGTCCACCATTGCCACGCGAAGGTCTAGTACCCGCACGGCCACCACCGCCAGAGACCGACGATGAGGACGAGGGTGTTTTCCGCACAATGCCACATGCCAACCAGCCAATTTTG ATCGCCGCGCGCGGCCTGCACCAAGAAGTACGTCAATGGTCGTCAAAGGACAATGAGATCATTGCCGCAGCGAAGCGTATGGCCATACTGATGGCACGTCTTAGCGAGCTGGTGCTCTCAGATTCGCGTGGCAGCAAGCGTGAGTTGATCGCCACGGCTAAAAAGATCGCCGAAGCGTCCGAGGATGTGACAAGACTGGCGAAGGAGCTTGCACGTCAGTGCACAGATCGACGCATACGTACCAATCTGCTGCAAGTCTGCGAGCGCATACCAACCATTGGCACTCAGTTGAAGATTTTGTCGACAGTCAAGGCGACCATGTTGGGCGCTCAGGGTTCAGATGAGGATCGTGAGGCGACGGAGATGTTGGTGGGCAATGCACAAAATCTGATGCAGAGC GTCAAGGAGACAGTGCGCGCTGCTGAGGGCGCTAGCATAAAAATCCGCTCAGATCAAACCAGCAATCGCCTACAATGGGTGCGACGTCAGCCGTGGTATCAATATTAG